A DNA window from Rossellomorea marisflavi contains the following coding sequences:
- a CDS encoding ion channel, protein MLYVIGSMIFLCMMMSVWALFTPGGKRDHVFSLHHFFFLGMCYLTIMIGFGAIYLLLDLEGVQILVEDGAPITGTFIEHFFTSIYFSGVTLFSLGYGDVTPVGVGRGVALIESWLGYTVPAAFVVKSFMRPKDDRIS, encoded by the coding sequence ATGTTGTATGTAATCGGATCAATGATCTTTCTGTGCATGATGATGAGCGTGTGGGCGCTTTTCACTCCCGGTGGGAAGAGGGACCACGTTTTTTCCCTGCACCATTTTTTCTTTCTCGGGATGTGCTACTTGACGATCATGATCGGTTTCGGGGCGATTTACCTTCTCCTCGACCTTGAAGGGGTCCAGATCCTGGTGGAGGATGGTGCCCCCATCACCGGCACATTCATTGAGCATTTCTTCACGAGCATCTATTTCAGCGGTGTGACGCTCTTCTCTCTTGGATACGGAGATGTTACGCCGGTTGGTGTCGGCCGGGGTGTCGCTCTCATAGAATCGTGGCTGGGCTATACCGTACCGGCTGCCTTTGTGGTAAAAAGCTTCATGCGGCCAAAGGATGATCGAATCAGTTGA
- the bcp gene encoding thioredoxin-dependent thiol peroxidase: MTVGQKAPEFELTANNGETVKLSDYRGKNVVLYFYPKDLTPGCTTEACDFRDHHENFEELDAVILGVSPDPAERHEKFIEKHGLPFQLLVDEDHKVAEAYGVWKLKKNFGKEYMGIERSTFIIDKEGTLSKEWRKVKVKGHVEEALQYIEEHLS, encoded by the coding sequence ATGACAGTTGGTCAAAAGGCACCGGAATTCGAACTGACGGCGAATAATGGTGAAACAGTGAAACTATCCGATTACAGAGGCAAGAATGTCGTACTCTATTTTTATCCGAAAGATTTGACACCGGGATGTACGACAGAGGCTTGTGACTTCCGTGATCACCATGAGAACTTTGAAGAACTTGACGCAGTCATCCTCGGTGTAAGCCCCGATCCGGCCGAGCGCCATGAAAAGTTCATCGAGAAACACGGTCTCCCGTTCCAGCTTCTTGTGGATGAAGATCATAAGGTGGCTGAGGCATACGGAGTGTGGAAGCTCAAGAAGAACTTCGGAAAAGAATACATGGGTATCGAACGCTCCACTTTTATCATTGATAAAGAAGGCACCCTCTCCAAGGAGTGGAGGAAAGTGAAGGTGAAGGGACATGTGGAAGAGGCCCTTCAATACATCGAAGAGCATCTTTCCTGA
- a CDS encoding D-2-hydroxyacid dehydrogenase has translation MDVVFTYEPKEDFRVELKREFPDQQFHFCKNVKEAGGILAEAQVAVTMGEDLTPEILENCQQLKWIMVTSAGLEKMPFDSIRQKGIMVTNARGIHKIPMAEFTLGQMLQHAKKFPVIGEQEKEKTWSRRIGFSELHDHVILIIGAGAIGGEVARLSKAFGMKVIGINSSGEAKDHFDEMYTFEGMDKVLGSADYIVSVLPSTKETRSLLTINHFKAMKDSAAFINIGRGDLVEEEVLLRTARDRLVDKIYLDVFKDEPLPADHPFWEEESITITPHVSSITEHYMPRALSIFKTNLLAYHNGEELINIIDTERGY, from the coding sequence ATGGATGTTGTATTTACATATGAGCCGAAAGAAGATTTCCGTGTGGAGCTGAAGCGTGAATTTCCTGATCAGCAATTTCACTTCTGCAAAAATGTGAAGGAAGCTGGGGGAATACTGGCTGAGGCCCAAGTTGCTGTAACAATGGGGGAGGACTTGACCCCTGAGATTCTTGAAAATTGCCAGCAGTTGAAATGGATCATGGTAACGTCTGCCGGCTTGGAGAAGATGCCGTTCGATTCCATCCGTCAAAAAGGGATCATGGTGACAAATGCGAGGGGGATCCATAAGATCCCCATGGCCGAGTTCACGTTGGGCCAGATGCTGCAGCATGCGAAAAAATTCCCGGTCATCGGTGAGCAGGAGAAAGAGAAGACGTGGTCGCGCAGGATCGGCTTCAGCGAGCTTCATGATCATGTGATTCTCATTATCGGTGCCGGAGCGATCGGAGGGGAGGTCGCCAGGCTGTCAAAAGCATTCGGGATGAAGGTGATCGGCATCAATTCATCGGGTGAGGCAAAAGACCATTTCGATGAGATGTACACCTTTGAAGGGATGGATAAGGTCCTTGGATCTGCTGACTATATCGTTTCGGTCCTTCCGAGTACGAAGGAGACCCGCTCCCTGCTGACAATCAATCACTTCAAAGCCATGAAAGACAGCGCCGCCTTCATCAATATCGGGAGGGGGGATCTAGTGGAGGAGGAAGTACTTCTCCGGACGGCAAGGGATCGCTTGGTGGACAAGATCTACCTGGATGTATTCAAGGATGAACCCCTGCCTGCAGATCATCCTTTCTGGGAAGAGGAGTCGATCACCATCACACCTCATGTGTCGAGCATAACGGAACACTATATGCCGAGAGCGCTCTCCATATTTAAAACCAATCTGCTTGCATATCATAATGGTGAAGAGCTTATCAATATCATTGATACTGAAAGGGGTTATTAA
- a CDS encoding cob(I)yrinic acid a,c-diamide adenosyltransferase, translated as MKIYTKTGDKGSTSLIYGTRVSKKDQRVEAYGTCDEANSMLGLALSYMKNEFFEGKDSFEEFLHKVQTILFHVGAELATPQGKEVKWKLEEEHVRELEEQIDALDGTLTPLTNFILPGGHPSGAAFHTARTIVRRAEREAVGIDEPVNPLVLSYLNRLSDYLFVAGRYINQQMGEEEKNLHG; from the coding sequence TTGAAAATTTATACAAAGACCGGAGATAAAGGATCGACATCCCTTATATACGGGACCAGGGTGTCCAAAAAGGATCAACGTGTAGAAGCATATGGTACATGCGACGAAGCAAATTCGATGCTTGGACTGGCACTGAGCTATATGAAAAACGAATTCTTCGAAGGGAAGGATTCATTCGAAGAATTCCTTCATAAAGTACAGACGATTCTGTTCCATGTAGGAGCAGAGCTTGCCACCCCGCAGGGCAAGGAAGTGAAATGGAAGCTGGAGGAGGAGCATGTGAGAGAGCTTGAAGAACAGATTGACGCCCTCGACGGGACGCTCACTCCACTGACGAATTTCATCCTGCCCGGCGGTCATCCATCCGGAGCTGCTTTCCATACGGCGAGGACGATTGTAAGAAGGGCTGAGCGGGAAGCAGTCGGGATCGACGAACCGGTCAATCCCCTCGTTTTATCGTACCTGAATCGGTTATCTGATTACCTTTTCGTGGCAGGGAGATACATCAACCAGCAGATGGGTGAGGAAGAGAAAAATTTGCACGGTTGA
- the perR gene encoding peroxide-responsive transcriptional repressor PerR — MTMSDESQLKEAISTLKETGVRITPQRHAILEFLIESMAHPTADDIYKALEGKFPNMSVATVYNNLRVFREVGLVKELTYGDASSRFDFVTTEHYHVICDSCGKIVDFHYPGLDEVEHLASHVTGFKVNSHRMEIYGTCPECSKINKETH; from the coding sequence ATGACGATGTCTGACGAAAGCCAATTGAAAGAAGCGATCTCGACATTGAAGGAAACGGGAGTACGAATAACTCCTCAACGTCATGCGATATTAGAGTTTCTCATTGAATCAATGGCTCATCCGACTGCTGATGACATATACAAAGCCCTTGAAGGAAAATTCCCTAATATGAGTGTGGCAACCGTCTATAACAATCTGCGGGTATTCCGGGAAGTCGGACTGGTGAAGGAACTTACCTACGGGGATGCGTCCAGCCGTTTTGACTTTGTCACCACGGAACACTATCATGTCATCTGCGACAGCTGCGGAAAGATTGTCGATTTCCACTATCCGGGACTCGATGAAGTGGAGCATCTTGCCTCTCACGTGACGGGATTCAAGGTTAACAGTCATCGAATGGAGATTTACGGAACCTGTCCTGAATGCAGTAAAATCAACAAAGAAACCCATTAA
- a CDS encoding YgzB family protein, with protein MAKKYSSKINKIRTFALSLVFIGFIIMYVGIYFRQHPWVMTTFMLLGFLSIIGSTVVYFWIGMLSTKAVQVTCPNCGKVTKVLGRVDMCMYCNEPLTLDPKLEGEEFNEDYNKKRSR; from the coding sequence ATGGCAAAGAAGTATTCTAGCAAAATCAATAAAATCCGGACCTTTGCGTTAAGCTTGGTTTTCATCGGATTCATCATTATGTATGTAGGTATCTATTTTAGACAGCACCCGTGGGTCATGACAACCTTCATGCTATTGGGGTTTCTGTCAATCATCGGAAGTACGGTCGTCTATTTCTGGATCGGCATGCTTTCGACGAAGGCCGTCCAGGTGACGTGTCCCAATTGCGGGAAGGTCACGAAGGTGCTCGGGCGTGTCGATATGTGCATGTATTGCAATGAGCCGCTTACGTTGGATCCGAAGCTTGAAGGCGAAGAGTTCAACGAAGACTATAATAAAAAACGCAGCCGATAG
- a CDS encoding nucleotidyltransferase-like protein codes for MEDILRPIYQERTSHPNTLGALLVEQSNKFSPLTDTFDIVLFLVVKEAEEPVFIKHYSYKDQKAALHVVTEEKLREWILLGSNRKVIDWIFNGKVLFDRNEFIQNLKIELRDFPFYGRKIKMGLEFAKLIRRYMDGKVFFESRHYLDAYNHIVHSLHHLARLSVIEHGFHPEVTVWNQVKQIEPEIYKLYEELVTSDEEIDKRLELLFLASEFLIHSRMKVASEHLISILEQKEYWTFQELLNNEGAKHYSVDLSMMIEYLTDKGFIEVVDVETKGQGIYHRYYRVKK; via the coding sequence ATGGAAGACATTTTAAGACCGATATACCAGGAGCGTACAAGTCATCCCAACACGCTGGGCGCCCTGTTGGTGGAACAGAGTAACAAATTCAGCCCCTTGACCGATACCTTTGATATCGTTCTGTTTCTTGTGGTGAAGGAGGCGGAAGAGCCGGTCTTCATCAAGCATTATTCCTATAAAGATCAAAAAGCCGCCCTGCACGTGGTGACGGAAGAAAAGCTCAGGGAATGGATCTTGCTAGGTTCCAACCGCAAAGTCATCGACTGGATTTTCAATGGAAAAGTATTATTTGATCGGAACGAGTTCATCCAGAATCTGAAGATCGAACTGAGGGACTTCCCTTTCTATGGAAGGAAAATCAAAATGGGTCTCGAGTTTGCCAAACTGATCAGACGTTATATGGATGGAAAGGTATTCTTCGAGAGTAGACATTACCTTGATGCCTATAATCATATTGTTCATTCCCTTCATCACCTTGCCCGGCTCTCCGTCATCGAGCATGGATTCCATCCTGAAGTGACCGTGTGGAATCAGGTCAAACAGATTGAACCGGAAATTTACAAGCTATATGAAGAGCTGGTGACGAGTGATGAAGAAATCGACAAGCGTCTGGAGCTTCTTTTCCTGGCAAGTGAATTCCTTATCCATTCGAGGATGAAGGTGGCATCAGAGCACCTGATCAGCATACTGGAGCAGAAAGAGTATTGGACGTTCCAGGAACTCTTGAATAATGAAGGGGCCAAACATTATTCCGTCGATCTGAGCATGATGATCGAGTATCTAACGGATAAAGGCTTCATCGAGGTGGTTGATGTGGAAACCAAAGGACAGGGAATTTACCATAGATACTACAGAGTTAAAAAATAA